Proteins encoded by one window of Polyangiaceae bacterium:
- a CDS encoding YggS family pyridoxal phosphate-dependent enzyme, with protein sequence MTDTSVAARLLAVRARVREAAVRAGRDPESVKLLAVSKKQPVSAIREAYALGQRDFGESYAQELATKADELSDLKEIRWHMIGHLQRNKAKLVVPRVVRVCSVDSERLLAELAKQSEACEGAAGRAKTLEVLLEVNLGGEANKSGVSPDALPDLLQAARAYPSLEVRGLMAIPPQTDDPQGARGFFENLRELRDRVGGSRALPELSMGMSGDLEAAVLAGSTEVRVGTAIFGERHG encoded by the coding sequence ATGACAGACACCTCGGTTGCAGCGCGCCTGTTGGCAGTGCGAGCCCGCGTGCGTGAAGCCGCGGTGCGCGCCGGGCGTGACCCGGAGAGCGTGAAGCTCCTCGCCGTCTCGAAGAAGCAGCCAGTAAGCGCCATCCGTGAAGCGTACGCGCTGGGTCAGCGCGATTTTGGCGAGAGCTACGCTCAGGAGCTTGCGACCAAAGCCGACGAGTTGAGCGACCTGAAGGAGATCCGTTGGCACATGATCGGGCACCTGCAACGGAACAAAGCAAAGCTCGTGGTGCCCCGTGTGGTGCGCGTGTGCAGTGTCGACTCTGAGCGCCTGCTCGCTGAGCTCGCAAAGCAGAGCGAGGCGTGCGAAGGCGCAGCGGGAAGAGCCAAGACGCTCGAGGTGCTGCTGGAGGTCAACCTCGGAGGCGAAGCGAACAAGTCTGGCGTCAGCCCTGACGCGTTGCCGGACTTGCTGCAGGCGGCCCGCGCCTACCCAAGCCTCGAAGTGCGTGGGTTGATGGCGATTCCCCCCCAGACCGATGATCCACAAGGAGCCCGCGGGTTCTTCGAGAACCTGCGCGAGCTGCGCGATCGCGTCGGCGGAAGCCGAGCCTTGCCGGAGCTGTCGATGGGCATGAGCGGCGATCTCGAGGCGGCAGTGCTTGCTGGGTCGACCGAGGTGCGCGTCGGCACTGCCATCTTCGGTGAGAGGCACGGATGA
- a CDS encoding replication-associated recombination protein A, whose translation MKASDRQPSLLAARQGKQSGEAPLADRMRPRSLTEVVGQQQLIGEGKLLARAIRDDRLPSMILWGPPGSGKTTLAHVISEVTRSEFVPFSAVLGGVAELRTIIKEARERRDYQGKSTILFVDEIHRFNKSQQDAFLPHVENGTIRLIGATTENPSFAVNAAVLSRCRVFRLEQLSSADIVSLLERALTDEVRGLATMALPPSAPREVLETIAVAAQGDARRALGLLETAASLREPNQPAIDSDLVEQAIGGPTLLYDKSGEEHYNVVSALIKSMRGSDPDASIYWLMRMLEAGDDPLFVLRRLIIFASEDVGNADPRALMVAVNADQAFRRMGMPEGLYPIAHACLYLASCPKSNSVGRAFSAAREAIKRHGALPVPMSLRNASTKLMKQEGYGAGYQYPHDHAGGWVDADYLPETISGARFYEPSDQGLEKAIGERLERLRSAKNK comes from the coding sequence ATGAAAGCGTCTGACCGCCAGCCGTCTCTTCTTGCCGCGCGGCAAGGAAAGCAGAGCGGCGAAGCACCACTGGCGGACCGCATGCGGCCCCGCAGCCTCACGGAGGTCGTTGGTCAGCAACAGCTGATCGGCGAGGGCAAGCTACTTGCGCGGGCGATACGTGACGACCGCCTGCCGTCGATGATCCTCTGGGGCCCGCCGGGGTCCGGCAAGACCACGCTGGCCCATGTGATCAGCGAAGTCACTCGCTCGGAGTTCGTTCCGTTCAGCGCGGTGCTCGGCGGCGTGGCAGAGCTCCGTACCATCATCAAGGAAGCGCGGGAGCGCCGGGACTATCAAGGCAAGAGCACGATCTTGTTCGTCGATGAGATCCATCGCTTCAACAAGAGCCAGCAAGACGCCTTCCTGCCTCACGTCGAGAACGGCACCATTCGCCTGATCGGCGCCACGACAGAGAACCCGTCGTTTGCCGTGAATGCCGCGGTGCTCAGTCGTTGTCGTGTGTTCCGCCTGGAGCAGCTATCGAGCGCCGACATTGTAAGCCTGCTCGAGCGCGCGCTCACCGACGAGGTGCGCGGCTTGGCGACCATGGCGTTACCCCCCAGTGCACCGCGGGAGGTGCTGGAGACGATCGCCGTCGCGGCTCAAGGCGACGCCAGACGCGCTCTGGGATTGTTGGAGACGGCTGCGTCGCTGCGGGAGCCGAACCAGCCAGCCATCGACTCGGATCTGGTGGAGCAGGCGATCGGCGGACCGACGCTGCTCTACGACAAGAGCGGCGAAGAGCACTACAACGTGGTGAGCGCGCTCATCAAGTCCATGCGCGGCTCCGACCCCGATGCGTCGATCTACTGGCTGATGCGCATGCTCGAAGCGGGCGACGATCCGCTGTTCGTGTTGCGCCGCTTGATCATCTTCGCGAGTGAAGATGTTGGGAACGCAGATCCGCGAGCGCTGATGGTCGCGGTCAACGCGGATCAAGCCTTTCGCCGTATGGGGATGCCGGAAGGGCTATACCCCATCGCCCACGCGTGCTTGTACCTCGCCAGCTGCCCCAAATCGAACTCGGTGGGCCGCGCGTTTTCCGCCGCGCGTGAGGCGATCAAGCGACACGGCGCGTTGCCCGTACCGATGTCACTGCGCAACGCCTCCACCAAGCTGATGAAGCAGGAAGGCTACGGCGCGGGCTACCAGTACCCCCATGACCACGCCGGAGGCTGGGTCGATGCGGATTACCTCCCGGAAACAATTTCGGGTGCCAGGTTCTACGAGCCGAGCGATCAAGGCCTGGAAAAGGCGATTGGCGAGCGCCTCGAGCGGCTTCGCAGCGCAAAGAACAAGTGA
- a CDS encoding NAD-dependent epimerase/dehydratase family protein, translated as MESQSLPHFPAFEKLRGARVLITGGAGFIGSHLARRASSLGASVRILDDLSGGFLENLEGIDYEFFEGSVEDATLVERASVDVDYVFHEAAMVSVPESVEQPARCYSINNLGCQHVLESAGRAKAKRVVLASSAAAYGQTPSLPSKETDAPDCWSPYAASKVAAELQSQAWGRVSGLSSVNLRYFNVYGPRQNPNSAYAAVISAFAKALISSKQPTIFGDGSQTRDFTHVDNVVLANFLAATHDAAFMGDVFNVGLGHQTSLLDLLAAMCRTLDVDVKPAFAELRAGDVAHSCADIDRTRSALGYAPCIDFEAGLQDTLEDFKQRYAAN; from the coding sequence ATGGAATCCCAGAGCCTGCCCCACTTCCCAGCATTCGAAAAACTGCGCGGCGCACGCGTGCTCATCACCGGAGGAGCTGGCTTCATCGGCTCTCACCTTGCGCGGCGCGCGAGTTCGCTCGGAGCAAGCGTGCGTATCTTGGATGACTTGTCAGGCGGCTTCCTGGAGAACCTGGAAGGCATCGACTACGAGTTCTTCGAGGGTTCCGTCGAGGACGCGACGCTGGTGGAGCGAGCATCTGTAGACGTTGACTACGTGTTTCACGAGGCAGCGATGGTCTCCGTCCCGGAGAGCGTGGAGCAGCCCGCGCGCTGTTACAGCATCAACAATCTAGGCTGCCAGCATGTGCTCGAGAGCGCTGGCCGCGCCAAGGCCAAGCGTGTCGTGCTGGCGTCGAGCGCCGCAGCCTATGGTCAGACACCTAGCCTCCCGAGCAAGGAGACCGACGCGCCGGATTGCTGGTCGCCGTACGCTGCCAGCAAAGTCGCCGCTGAGCTCCAGAGCCAAGCCTGGGGCCGCGTGAGTGGGCTCTCTAGCGTGAACCTGCGCTACTTCAACGTGTACGGTCCCCGCCAGAACCCGAACTCAGCCTATGCGGCGGTTATCAGCGCGTTCGCCAAGGCGCTCATCTCGAGCAAGCAGCCGACCATTTTCGGAGACGGCTCTCAAACCCGAGACTTCACCCACGTTGACAATGTCGTCCTAGCTAATTTCCTCGCGGCAACGCATGATGCGGCTTTCATGGGTGACGTCTTCAACGTCGGCTTGGGGCATCAGACGAGCTTGCTCGACTTGCTCGCTGCGATGTGCCGCACCCTGGATGTGGACGTCAAACCCGCATTTGCGGAACTGCGAGCTGGCGATGTTGCCCACTCCTGCGCGGACATCGACCGCACTCGTAGCGCGCTCGGCTACGCACCATGCATCGACTTCGAGGCGGGCCTGCAGGACACGCTCGAAGACTTCAAGCAGCGCTACGCCGCAAACTGA
- a CDS encoding glycosyltransferase family 4 protein: MPRVLYDVSVLRTGARTRGIGRYVASLGEALASEVRGYPLELTALESFSYLGAPVANGDVKQAIARVGSAPRETHAAWAYRLRVSLGRALKQLAPDLLHQGHPNATPLGKLSCPRVVTAHDLIPLRYPDRYLDYRDGWYPGRLRLDHRRYASADHVIAISETTANDLVTLLGISPKKISVVYNGVDLGLWSPEPDGGDRQVRDKFELLEKTYVLYVGAGDWRKNFDGMLSAVIEARRLAPELELVLAWAAELDEGTQRRIADRLAEADAPGAVQLLGFVSDAELGSLMRGAAAQLFVSRAEGFGYPVVEAMAAGCPVITSDVSSMAEVAADAAITVDPEDHAAIARAIVTLADNASERRRYSAAGVARARHFSVERMARGTLDVYDSLTR, translated from the coding sequence GTGCCGCGCGTTTTGTATGATGTTTCCGTTCTGCGCACCGGTGCGCGCACGCGCGGTATCGGTCGTTATGTAGCGAGCTTGGGGGAGGCACTGGCGAGCGAAGTGCGGGGCTACCCGCTGGAGCTCACGGCGCTCGAGTCCTTCAGCTACCTCGGTGCACCTGTCGCCAACGGGGACGTGAAGCAGGCGATCGCTCGCGTGGGGTCGGCACCGCGAGAGACCCACGCTGCCTGGGCGTATCGCTTGCGGGTGAGCCTCGGACGGGCGCTGAAACAGCTTGCTCCGGACTTGCTCCATCAAGGTCACCCTAACGCAACGCCCCTTGGCAAGCTGAGCTGCCCGAGAGTGGTCACGGCGCACGATCTAATCCCGCTGCGGTATCCGGACCGCTACCTCGACTACCGCGACGGCTGGTACCCAGGCAGGCTGCGGCTCGATCATCGGCGATACGCTTCCGCCGACCACGTCATCGCCATCAGTGAGACCACCGCGAATGACTTAGTGACCCTCTTGGGTATTTCCCCAAAGAAAATATCGGTGGTCTACAACGGTGTCGACCTCGGACTGTGGAGTCCGGAACCCGACGGTGGAGATCGTCAGGTGCGCGACAAGTTTGAGTTGCTCGAGAAGACCTACGTGCTCTACGTCGGTGCGGGTGACTGGCGAAAGAACTTCGACGGGATGCTCTCTGCGGTGATCGAGGCGCGACGCTTGGCGCCAGAGCTCGAGCTGGTGCTGGCCTGGGCGGCGGAGCTCGACGAAGGGACACAGCGCAGGATTGCCGATCGACTGGCTGAGGCGGATGCTCCTGGGGCGGTGCAGCTGTTGGGTTTCGTCAGCGACGCGGAGCTTGGATCGCTGATGCGTGGCGCGGCTGCGCAGCTCTTCGTGTCTCGGGCAGAAGGCTTCGGCTACCCGGTGGTCGAGGCCATGGCTGCAGGCTGTCCGGTGATCACGAGCGACGTGTCGAGCATGGCGGAGGTCGCGGCAGATGCGGCGATCACCGTGGACCCTGAAGATCACGCAGCGATCGCCCGCGCCATCGTCACACTCGCGGACAACGCCAGTGAGCGTCGGCGCTACAGCGCCGCAGGTGTCGCCAGAGCGCGCCACTTCAGCGTTGAGCGCATGGCCCGGGGCACCCTCGACGTCTACGACAGCCTCACCCGATGA
- a CDS encoding FliM/FliN family flagellar motor switch protein: MSREVRDYPWEALEHLGREEVRACRGMRRNLERVFRFGKWARALGELLGADVDGVFQGVELLRVREPADLALRDIALYFRTEPNVARLGFTSSAELGSVLLSRLLGQPWRMSRPDAPLDAIAHGALSSLLIEAARRVGHDSALSACAPWHAAKVLWAELTLLVDGSPYSVFAWCEPLTLPSVGQARPLEDLGWLPLELPLVVGTSLCDRELLKILEVGDAWIPGESLWLSSHHGSLQGHAALVAPDSDMGARVELEAGGGLRVVGTLLPVPLDVEQAPPSHSDLTPAANLSRTAGYGSLSSNQDLESENVMTEDKSGQSPVGQSALDAPLVIRVELGSVTLSAREWAELQAGDVIETTQRVSEPVVLRCAGREIARGELVEVEGQVGVRITEMVTGNSQHGASQA, encoded by the coding sequence GTGAGCCGCGAGGTCCGAGACTATCCCTGGGAAGCTCTGGAGCACTTGGGCCGGGAAGAAGTGCGCGCGTGTCGCGGCATGCGCAGGAACCTCGAGCGCGTCTTTCGCTTCGGAAAGTGGGCGCGTGCGCTGGGGGAACTCCTCGGCGCCGATGTTGACGGCGTCTTCCAAGGCGTCGAGCTGCTACGGGTCCGAGAGCCCGCAGATCTCGCCCTGAGAGACATCGCGCTTTATTTCCGCACGGAGCCTAATGTCGCGCGTCTCGGCTTCACGTCGAGCGCCGAGCTCGGCAGCGTGCTGCTCTCGCGCCTGTTGGGCCAGCCCTGGCGTATGTCTCGCCCCGACGCCCCGCTCGATGCCATTGCCCACGGCGCGCTCAGCTCCCTCTTGATCGAGGCGGCGAGGCGCGTAGGGCACGACTCGGCGCTCTCAGCTTGCGCGCCCTGGCACGCCGCCAAGGTACTCTGGGCGGAGCTCACGCTGCTGGTCGATGGCAGCCCTTACTCGGTCTTCGCTTGGTGCGAGCCGTTGACGCTGCCCTCCGTGGGCCAAGCCCGGCCACTCGAAGACCTTGGCTGGCTGCCCCTCGAGCTGCCTCTCGTCGTGGGCACGAGCCTGTGTGACCGCGAGCTCTTGAAGATCCTAGAAGTTGGCGATGCATGGATCCCTGGGGAATCGCTCTGGCTGAGCTCGCATCATGGTTCACTTCAGGGGCACGCCGCGCTGGTCGCACCGGACAGCGATATGGGGGCGCGGGTGGAGCTTGAAGCGGGGGGCGGACTGCGTGTCGTTGGAACGCTGCTTCCGGTACCTCTCGACGTGGAGCAGGCGCCGCCCTCCCATAGCGACCTCACTCCTGCAGCCAACCTTTCGCGCACAGCCGGCTACGGCTCGCTTTCTTCCAACCAGGATCTAGAATCGGAGAACGTGATGACGGAAGACAAGTCAGGTCAGTCCCCCGTGGGACAGTCGGCGCTGGACGCGCCTCTGGTTATCCGTGTGGAACTGGGCAGCGTAACGCTCAGCGCGCGAGAGTGGGCAGAGCTTCAGGCGGGCGACGTGATCGAGACCACGCAACGCGTCTCGGAGCCGGTCGTCCTGCGTTGTGCGGGACGGGAAATCGCTCGTGGGGAGCTGGTAGAAGTGGAAGGTCAGGTGGGGGTGAGGATCACTGAAATGGTCACCGGGAACAGCCAACACGGAGCGTCTCAAGCATGA